The following are encoded together in the Desulfococcus multivorans genome:
- a CDS encoding peptidase U32 family protein: protein MINPEKAPEALNPPPAIMAPAGNRAAFLAALAAGADAVYCGLKDFSARMAAKNFNLEEMAALTRLAHERGTRVYITLNTLIKPDELASCAGLVDRLNRYVNPDGLILQDLAVAEIAREVGYNGELHLSTLANVTFPRALESIRDIPGTGFRRIVLPRELNVDEIKQMADACPDGLDLEVFVHGALCYAVSGRCYWSSYMGGKSGLRGRCVQPCRRLYTQQGRSGRYFSCQDLSIDVLVKVLLTIPKVSTWKIEGRKKGPHYVYYTVKAYQMLRDHFGDVRKRRDALDLLTWSLGRTGTHYHFLPQRPQNPVNPENQTGSGYLIGRVKGAAEGAYVDTREALLPGDVLRVGYEDEPWHSVIRVGASVPKKGRLYIKTGGRRKAAQNAPVFLTDRREKALMEMIDALSSALPKVTVPEPSSGYRPGMPTKPLKSRPPLDLRVGRRLERRTRRGAAGLWLSPEVLKGIPQQRFSDIWWWLPPVVWPDEEDLWQQVIDTVRDGGGRTFVLNAPWQTAFFRDAGSTALWAGPFCNIANPLAVRAVAAAGFKGCMVSPELGAGDYAALPRQSPIPLGIVLAGNWPLCISRIVPTSAASNQPVTSPRGEVAWIERYGQNTWIYPNWRLNLEGEKKALVQAGYRVFVTLDEPVPRHVQIKDRPGWWNWKVGLA from the coding sequence TTGATAAACCCTGAAAAAGCGCCTGAAGCGCTGAACCCGCCGCCGGCCATTATGGCGCCGGCCGGCAACCGGGCGGCCTTTCTGGCGGCACTGGCCGCCGGCGCCGATGCCGTATACTGCGGCCTCAAGGATTTTTCCGCACGGATGGCCGCCAAGAATTTCAACCTTGAAGAGATGGCGGCGCTGACCCGCCTCGCCCACGAGCGGGGAACCCGGGTCTACATCACGCTCAATACCCTGATCAAACCCGACGAGCTGGCATCCTGCGCCGGTCTGGTGGACCGCCTGAACCGTTACGTCAATCCGGACGGGCTCATTCTGCAGGACCTGGCCGTCGCCGAGATCGCCCGGGAGGTGGGGTATAACGGTGAACTGCATCTGTCGACCCTGGCCAATGTCACCTTCCCCAGGGCGCTCGAATCCATTCGCGACATCCCCGGAACCGGTTTTCGTCGGATCGTCCTGCCGAGGGAACTCAACGTGGATGAAATCAAGCAGATGGCCGATGCCTGCCCCGACGGACTGGATCTGGAGGTCTTCGTTCACGGCGCGCTCTGTTACGCCGTGTCCGGGCGATGCTACTGGAGCAGCTACATGGGCGGGAAAAGCGGTCTGAGGGGCCGGTGCGTGCAGCCTTGCCGCAGGCTTTACACCCAGCAGGGGCGGTCCGGACGCTATTTTTCATGCCAGGACCTCAGCATCGACGTACTCGTCAAGGTCCTTCTCACCATTCCGAAGGTGTCGACCTGGAAGATCGAAGGCCGCAAAAAAGGGCCGCATTATGTCTATTATACCGTAAAGGCCTATCAGATGTTGCGGGACCACTTCGGCGACGTCCGGAAGAGACGGGACGCCCTCGACCTGTTGACATGGTCCCTGGGCCGGACCGGAACCCATTACCATTTTCTGCCCCAGCGTCCCCAGAATCCCGTCAACCCGGAAAACCAGACCGGCTCCGGATATCTGATCGGAAGGGTCAAGGGGGCGGCCGAGGGCGCTTATGTGGATACGCGTGAAGCGCTGCTGCCGGGGGATGTCCTGCGCGTCGGATATGAAGACGAACCCTGGCACAGCGTGATCCGCGTCGGCGCGTCCGTGCCGAAAAAGGGGCGTCTCTATATCAAAACAGGCGGGCGGCGGAAAGCGGCTCAAAACGCGCCGGTGTTTTTGACCGACCGCAGGGAGAAGGCGCTGATGGAGATGATCGACGCCCTTTCGTCCGCGCTGCCGAAGGTCACCGTTCCCGAGCCGTCATCGGGCTACCGGCCGGGGATGCCCACAAAGCCGCTGAAGTCCCGTCCGCCCCTCGATCTCCGGGTCGGCCGCCGTCTGGAGAGAAGGACGCGGCGCGGCGCCGCCGGTCTATGGCTCTCGCCGGAGGTGCTGAAAGGGATCCCGCAACAGCGGTTTTCGGATATCTGGTGGTGGCTTCCGCCCGTGGTCTGGCCGGACGAGGAAGACCTCTGGCAGCAGGTGATCGACACGGTTCGGGATGGGGGCGGCCGAACCTTTGTCCTGAACGCCCCCTGGCAGACGGCGTTTTTCAGGGACGCCGGATCCACGGCGCTGTGGGCCGGGCCTTTCTGCAACATCGCCAATCCCCTGGCCGTCCGTGCGGTCGCCGCAGCGGGCTTCAAGGGGTGCATGGTGAGCCCCGAACTCGGCGCCGGCGATTATGCCGCACTTCCCCGGCAGAGCCCCATTCCGCTGGGCATCGTCCTGGCCGGCAACTGGCCGCTCTGCATCTCGAGGATCGTTCCGACGTCCGCGGCGTCCAATCAGCCGGTCACGAGCCCCAGGGGCGAGGTGGCCTGGATCGAGCGATACGGTCAGAATACATGGATCTATCCCAACTGGCGGCTCAACCTCGAAGGGGAGAAAAAAGCCCTGGTTCAAGCGGGGTATCGCGTTTTCGTCACCCTCGACGAGCCGGTGCCGAGGCATGTTCAAATCAAGGATCGGCCGGGATGGTGGAACTGGAAGGTCGGGTTGGCTTAA
- a CDS encoding OsmC family protein: MDAQKIVNGVKVDALFGTIDAVKKAPVIAKFKFRANNKWINCGHNRTTIKNFYGTQQDHPHETHFELDADEPPILLGEDKGPNPVEYLLTALAACVTTSIVYHAAAKGITIKSMESRLEGDIDLQGFLGLREDVRRGYEQIRMTFKIDADVSDEELEELMRLGPTFSPVYDSITQGVPVTVTLDKTSSRAAAA; encoded by the coding sequence ATGGACGCTCAAAAAATTGTCAACGGGGTCAAGGTCGACGCGCTTTTCGGGACGATCGATGCCGTCAAGAAAGCGCCGGTCATCGCGAAATTCAAGTTCCGCGCCAACAACAAATGGATAAACTGCGGCCACAACCGCACCACCATCAAGAACTTTTACGGAACGCAGCAGGATCATCCCCATGAAACGCATTTCGAACTGGATGCGGACGAACCGCCCATTCTTCTGGGAGAGGACAAGGGGCCCAATCCGGTTGAATACCTGCTCACCGCGCTGGCGGCCTGCGTGACGACCTCCATCGTCTACCACGCGGCGGCCAAGGGCATCACCATCAAATCCATGGAATCGCGGCTGGAGGGAGACATCGACCTTCAGGGATTTCTCGGGCTGCGGGAGGACGTTCGGAGAGGCTACGAGCAGATCCGGATGACGTTCAAGATCGACGCCGATGTGTCGGATGAGGAGCTCGAAGAGCTCATGCGGCTGGGACCGACCTTCTCGCCGGTCTACGACAGCATCACCCAGGGCGTACCGGTGACGGTAACGCTGGACAAGACGTCGTCCCGGGCGGCGGCGGCCTGA
- a CDS encoding AAA family ATPase, translating to MKLAVSGKGGVGKTSFSSMLIRSLNASGRHVLAIDADPDANLAMAIGIEGGEKIVPISEMKELIFERTEAQPGSIGGFFKLNPKVDDLPEKLSARYENIKLMRLGGVKKGGSGCICPESTLLRALVTHVVLARNEVVVMDMEAGIEHLGRGTARAVDKLLVVVEPGRRSIDTAEHIRHLASEIGLTRILIIGNKIRGPQDEAFLKRHLSDFEFLGFIPYDDKLIEADLEGIAPYDTHGPAVQAVAAMMDKIDS from the coding sequence ATGAAACTGGCTGTTAGCGGTAAAGGCGGCGTTGGAAAAACCTCGTTTTCATCGATGCTGATCCGGTCCCTCAACGCATCCGGACGGCACGTTCTGGCCATCGATGCCGATCCGGACGCCAACCTCGCCATGGCGATCGGCATCGAGGGAGGGGAGAAGATCGTCCCCATCTCGGAAATGAAGGAATTGATCTTCGAGCGGACCGAGGCCCAACCCGGGAGCATCGGGGGATTTTTCAAATTGAACCCCAAGGTCGACGATTTGCCGGAGAAGCTGTCCGCTCGGTATGAAAACATCAAGCTGATGCGTCTTGGCGGCGTCAAAAAAGGCGGTTCAGGGTGCATCTGTCCGGAAAGCACACTGCTGAGAGCCCTGGTCACCCATGTCGTTCTCGCCCGCAACGAGGTCGTGGTCATGGATATGGAGGCCGGCATCGAGCATCTCGGACGGGGAACGGCCCGGGCGGTGGACAAGCTCCTCGTCGTGGTGGAGCCGGGCCGCAGGAGCATCGACACCGCCGAGCACATCCGCCATCTGGCTTCCGAAATCGGCCTGACGCGGATTCTGATCATCGGCAACAAAATTCGCGGCCCCCAGGACGAAGCCTTTCTGAAGCGCCATCTGAGCGATTTCGAATTTCTGGGATTCATTCCCTACGACGACAAACTGATCGAGGCCGACCTGGAGGGGATCGCCCCCTACGACACCCACGGGCCCGCGGTCCAGGCCGTTGCGGCGATGATGGACAAGATCGACTCATGA
- a CDS encoding DEAD/DEAH box helicase, producing MKKDFQDLPKKRFYRAKGRKRGISPGMDPRLRRAFAKIGVPEKTPFVPDPFQLEALDAIDKGDCLVTAPTGSGKTWIAEQAIRRIREAGGRTWYASPLKALTNSIYVIFCGIFGPENVGILTGDRKENPDADIIVGTTEILRNQLYDAMHRGENIRTDFVILDEAHFLGDEERGVVWEEVMIYLPTRIPLLLLSATIGNARRIAAWLSSIRGKPCVVVEEKKRPVPLVPLFFHPSGKLFPLTAVVNGKKRLYGKISEFITGKRQPYIARPGQLPPFGDILAVFRKYRLLPAIFFLKSRADCDNALDRCQKNVISDMNRKAAIGAFIDDFAEQVPHIAKHPQRRHLEHFAVGAHHSGQLPAWKFLVEQLMTQGLLDAVFATSTVAAGVNFPARTIVFLNSDKFNGVEFMPLTPTEFHQMTGRAGRRGMDHIGFAAVLPGRYMDVRLMARLVTAPPADVYSQIKINFSMALNLLLSHTPDQIQLLLEKSFAAYLLEHDSGYRSYRKMGKTAEREAPEKSRLWNDFLDHLDFLKKTGYVSEEGKLTDDGMWASQLRVDHPLSIAEGFRLGVFPENNPAVIAGLMAAFVNERECDDRVLKEVVPNTLKRAFQNVVKGLGPFLKQMADAGFDVRPLYLRPCLSVYLWAAGAHTWEHVVRVSELAEGDMAVLILRTADNLRHIVALREVFPEASKNASKAVESILRDPVAVFF from the coding sequence ATGAAAAAGGACTTCCAGGACCTGCCGAAAAAGCGCTTTTACCGGGCAAAAGGCCGAAAACGGGGGATTTCTCCCGGCATGGATCCAAGGCTCAGGCGCGCGTTCGCGAAGATCGGCGTTCCTGAAAAGACGCCCTTCGTTCCGGATCCGTTCCAGTTGGAAGCCCTTGACGCCATTGACAAGGGCGACTGTCTGGTCACCGCACCGACGGGCTCCGGCAAGACCTGGATCGCCGAACAGGCCATCCGGCGAATCCGGGAAGCCGGCGGGCGCACGTGGTACGCCTCCCCCCTGAAAGCGCTCACCAATTCCATTTACGTGATCTTCTGCGGCATTTTCGGGCCTGAAAACGTCGGGATCCTGACCGGGGACCGCAAGGAGAACCCTGATGCCGACATCATTGTCGGCACCACGGAGATCCTGAGAAATCAGCTATACGATGCCATGCATCGCGGTGAGAATATTCGTACGGATTTCGTCATCCTCGACGAAGCGCATTTCCTGGGGGATGAGGAACGGGGGGTTGTCTGGGAGGAGGTCATGATCTACCTTCCCACCCGTATTCCTCTGCTCCTCCTTTCCGCGACCATTGGGAATGCCCGGCGCATCGCCGCATGGCTTTCGTCCATTCGCGGCAAACCCTGCGTGGTCGTGGAGGAAAAAAAGCGGCCCGTGCCCCTGGTGCCCCTCTTTTTTCATCCCTCGGGCAAACTCTTTCCGTTGACGGCCGTCGTCAACGGAAAAAAACGGCTCTACGGCAAGATTTCCGAATTCATCACCGGAAAACGCCAGCCCTATATCGCCCGGCCCGGACAACTGCCCCCCTTTGGAGACATCCTCGCCGTTTTCAGGAAATACCGCCTGTTGCCGGCCATTTTTTTCCTGAAGTCCCGGGCGGACTGCGACAACGCCCTCGATCGATGTCAGAAAAACGTCATATCCGACATGAATCGAAAAGCGGCCATCGGCGCCTTTATCGACGATTTTGCCGAACAGGTGCCGCATATCGCCAAACACCCCCAGCGGCGGCACCTCGAACACTTTGCCGTCGGCGCACATCACAGCGGCCAGCTCCCCGCCTGGAAATTTCTCGTCGAGCAACTCATGACCCAGGGCCTTCTGGACGCCGTCTTCGCGACGTCCACAGTGGCGGCGGGCGTCAACTTCCCGGCGAGGACCATCGTGTTTCTCAACTCGGACAAGTTCAACGGGGTGGAGTTCATGCCCCTCACGCCTACGGAGTTTCACCAGATGACGGGAAGGGCCGGGCGGCGGGGAATGGACCACATCGGGTTTGCCGCGGTCCTGCCGGGGAGATACATGGACGTCCGCCTGATGGCGCGTCTTGTGACGGCACCGCCGGCCGATGTTTACAGCCAGATCAAAATCAATTTTTCCATGGCCCTCAACCTGCTCCTCTCCCACACGCCGGACCAGATCCAGCTGCTGCTCGAAAAATCCTTTGCGGCTTACCTTCTCGAGCACGATTCCGGTTATCGCTCCTATCGGAAGATGGGGAAAACGGCCGAACGGGAGGCGCCGGAAAAAAGCCGGCTCTGGAACGACTTCCTGGATCACCTCGATTTTTTGAAAAAAACCGGTTATGTGTCGGAAGAGGGCAAGCTGACGGACGACGGCATGTGGGCGTCGCAGCTACGGGTGGACCATCCGCTCTCCATCGCCGAGGGGTTCCGGCTGGGCGTCTTCCCGGAAAACAATCCGGCCGTGATCGCCGGGTTGATGGCGGCCTTCGTCAATGAACGGGAATGCGACGATCGGGTGCTGAAGGAGGTCGTTCCCAATACCCTGAAGCGGGCCTTCCAGAATGTCGTCAAGGGATTGGGACCGTTTTTGAAGCAGATGGCCGATGCAGGCTTCGACGTACGCCCCTTGTATCTCAGACCCTGCCTCTCCGTATATCTCTGGGCCGCCGGAGCGCATACATGGGAGCATGTGGTGCGGGTGTCGGAGTTGGCCGAAGGCGATATGGCGGTACTGATCCTGCGAACGGCGGACAATCTGCGGCATATCGTCGCCCTCCGGGAGGTTTTCCCGGAAGCGTCGAAGAACGCGTCGAAGGCCGTCGAATCCATCCTGAGGGACCCGGTGGCGGTCTTTTTCTGA
- a CDS encoding efflux RND transporter permease subunit has translation MRAFTDIFIHRPVLSLVVSFLIIIAGLQALRTVNVRQYPRSENAAVTIMTVYVGADADLVRGFITTPIERAVAAADGIEYIESKSAQGLSTITVRLKLNYDPVKALSEISAKVDQVRGDLPPEAEVPIINVESADSQFASAYLSFTSDILEQNEITDYLVRVVQPRLSAVEGVQRADILGARTFAMRVWLKPERMAALNISPGQVREALAANNFLSAVGETKGSLVQVNLVSNTDMSTVEEFKRLVIREQDGAIVRLEDVGEVELGAEDYDAEVRFSGQTAVFMGIWPLPNANSIDVIQRVTREMADIDRQLPTGMAARVAYDATDYITNAIREVVKTLAETLIIVVVIIFLFLGSLRSVLIPVVTIPMSLIGAIFLMQVFGFTINLLTLLAIVLSVGLVVDDSIVMVENIERHLSEGESPMDAALAGARELISPVIATTIILVAVYAPIGLQGGLTGSLFREFAFTLTGAVIISTVIALTLSPMMASKLLKPGMKERGLADRISRGFDRFRGIYGKLLDVTLDTRPAVYTVWLIVSLLTVPMFIMSPAELAPTEDQGVIFGILDASANSTLDQNSQYAAAVNDVFFSIPETNFTFQITQPNSGFAGMVLKPWEERDRTVFQVMPEVQEKLSAIPGIRIFPVTPAALPGGGDFPVEFLLTATAETEQILELANQIQYKAMQSGMFAFPPIIDVKIDQPQSEIVIDRDKTADLGLDLQQVGSDLAAMLSGNYVNRFNIAGRSYKVIPQVTRVDRLNPEQLLDIHVSGPDGRLVPLSTIATIKNTTTPRSLNRFQQLNAVKISGVPVRPLDEALKFLEAEAAAILPQGYVIDYTGESRQLRTEGNKFIQAFVLAVVLIFLTLAAQFNSFRDTFVILAGSVPLGMFGALIFTFLKMPDPNVPFWTQGWTTTLNIYSQVGLVTLVGLVAKNGILVVEFANKLQLRGMDKREAVREAALTRFRPVLMTTGSTIAGYFPLILVTGAGAEARNSIGLVLVGGMTVGTFFTLFVIPSIYMLVARDHAKTAGSAVEAAA, from the coding sequence ATGAGAGCATTCACCGACATTTTCATCCACCGTCCGGTCCTGTCGCTGGTGGTCAGCTTCCTCATCATCATCGCCGGGTTGCAGGCGCTCCGGACGGTCAATGTCCGGCAATACCCCCGCAGTGAAAATGCGGCGGTCACCATTATGACCGTTTATGTGGGGGCCGACGCCGACCTGGTGCGCGGATTCATCACCACACCGATAGAACGCGCCGTTGCCGCCGCCGACGGAATCGAATACATCGAATCCAAAAGCGCTCAAGGGCTTTCGACCATCACTGTCCGTCTCAAGCTCAACTACGATCCGGTCAAGGCCCTGTCGGAGATCAGCGCCAAGGTCGACCAGGTCCGGGGCGATCTCCCGCCCGAGGCCGAGGTTCCCATCATCAACGTCGAATCCGCCGACAGCCAGTTCGCCTCCGCCTACCTCAGCTTCACCTCCGACATTTTAGAGCAGAACGAGATCACCGATTATCTCGTTCGCGTCGTTCAACCCAGACTTTCAGCTGTTGAAGGGGTGCAGCGGGCCGATATCCTGGGCGCCCGAACCTTTGCCATGCGCGTATGGCTCAAGCCGGAACGCATGGCTGCCCTCAACATCAGCCCGGGGCAGGTTCGTGAGGCATTGGCCGCCAACAATTTCCTGTCGGCGGTCGGCGAGACCAAGGGCTCCCTGGTCCAGGTCAACCTGGTGTCGAATACCGATATGAGTACGGTGGAGGAGTTCAAACGTCTGGTCATTCGGGAGCAGGACGGCGCCATCGTGCGCCTCGAGGACGTGGGCGAGGTGGAACTGGGGGCGGAAGACTATGACGCCGAGGTGCGTTTTTCAGGACAGACCGCCGTCTTCATGGGCATCTGGCCCCTGCCCAACGCCAATTCCATCGACGTCATCCAGCGGGTGACCCGGGAGATGGCCGACATCGATCGGCAGCTGCCCACCGGCATGGCGGCTCGGGTGGCCTACGACGCCACGGATTACATCACCAACGCCATCCGGGAGGTGGTCAAAACCCTGGCGGAAACGCTCATCATCGTCGTGGTCATTATTTTTCTTTTTCTGGGTTCGCTCCGGTCGGTGCTGATCCCCGTGGTGACCATCCCCATGTCCCTCATCGGCGCAATCTTCCTGATGCAGGTCTTCGGATTCACCATCAATCTGCTGACGCTTCTGGCGATCGTTCTCTCCGTCGGGCTGGTGGTGGACGATTCCATTGTCATGGTGGAGAACATCGAGCGGCACCTGAGCGAGGGCGAATCCCCCATGGATGCCGCGCTGGCGGGGGCCCGGGAGCTGATCAGCCCCGTCATCGCCACAACCATCATTCTGGTGGCGGTTTACGCACCCATCGGGCTTCAAGGGGGGCTCACCGGCTCCCTCTTCAGGGAGTTCGCCTTCACCCTCACCGGCGCCGTGATCATTTCCACGGTCATCGCCCTCACGCTCTCGCCCATGATGGCGTCCAAACTGCTCAAGCCGGGGATGAAGGAGCGCGGGCTCGCCGACAGGATATCCAGGGGTTTCGACCGGTTCAGAGGGATCTACGGTAAACTTCTCGATGTGACCTTGGATACCCGTCCGGCGGTCTATACGGTCTGGCTGATCGTGAGCCTCCTGACCGTACCCATGTTCATCATGTCGCCGGCGGAGCTGGCCCCCACCGAGGACCAGGGGGTCATCTTCGGCATTCTGGACGCGTCCGCCAACTCGACCCTGGACCAGAACAGCCAGTATGCGGCGGCGGTAAACGATGTCTTCTTCAGCATCCCCGAAACCAATTTCACCTTTCAGATCACCCAGCCGAATTCCGGCTTCGCGGGGATGGTGCTCAAGCCCTGGGAGGAGCGGGACCGGACCGTGTTCCAGGTGATGCCGGAGGTCCAGGAAAAGCTCTCGGCCATTCCGGGCATCCGTATATTTCCCGTTACACCCGCGGCCCTGCCGGGCGGCGGTGACTTTCCAGTTGAGTTTCTGCTGACCGCAACGGCGGAAACGGAGCAGATCCTCGAGCTTGCCAACCAGATCCAGTACAAGGCGATGCAGAGCGGGATGTTCGCCTTTCCGCCCATCATCGACGTCAAGATCGACCAGCCGCAATCCGAGATCGTCATCGACCGGGACAAGACGGCGGACCTCGGCCTCGATCTTCAGCAGGTGGGTTCGGACCTGGCGGCCATGCTCAGTGGAAACTACGTCAACCGCTTCAATATCGCCGGCCGCAGCTACAAGGTCATTCCTCAGGTCACCCGTGTCGACCGCCTCAATCCGGAGCAGCTTCTCGACATCCATGTTTCCGGACCCGACGGCCGGCTGGTGCCCCTCAGCACCATTGCCACCATCAAGAACACCACCACGCCCCGCTCACTGAACCGTTTTCAGCAGCTCAACGCCGTCAAGATCAGCGGGGTTCCCGTCCGGCCGCTGGACGAGGCCCTCAAATTCCTGGAGGCGGAGGCGGCCGCCATCCTTCCCCAGGGCTATGTCATCGACTATACCGGGGAATCCCGGCAGCTCAGGACCGAGGGCAACAAGTTCATCCAGGCCTTCGTCCTGGCGGTCGTTCTCATTTTTCTCACCCTGGCGGCCCAGTTCAACAGCTTCCGCGACACCTTCGTCATTCTCGCCGGATCGGTGCCCCTGGGGATGTTCGGGGCGCTTATCTTCACGTTCCTCAAGATGCCCGACCCCAACGTGCCTTTCTGGACTCAGGGCTGGACCACCACCCTCAACATCTATTCCCAGGTGGGCCTGGTGACCCTGGTGGGCCTGGTCGCCAAAAACGGCATTCTGGTGGTGGAGTTCGCCAACAAGCTTCAGCTGCGGGGGATGGACAAGCGCGAGGCGGTGCGCGAGGCGGCCCTGACCCGGTTTCGGCCGGTTCTCATGACCACCGGCTCCACCATTGCCGGCTACTTTCCCTTGATTCTGGTCACCGGTGCGGGCGCCGAGGCCCGGAACTCCATCGGCCTCGTCCTCGTGGGCGGCATGACCGTCGGGACCTTCTTCACCCTTTTCGTCATCCCGTCCATCTATATGCTGGTGGCGCGCGATCATGCCAAAACGGCGGGATCGGCCGTCGAAGCGGCAGCCTGA
- a CDS encoding efflux RND transporter periplasmic adaptor subunit, with amino-acid sequence MKKRIVLTIVGLIVLVAGIAGIKALQIGRMVAQGKDFAPPPERVNAFEATREQWETLIPSVGSLDAVQGVTVTTELSGKVVNIAFEPGGKVKAGDLLIKQDTASEEARLRAAEAALNLARINFQRARGLLARKAISESDYDNADAQYKSAAAEVDGIRVLIEKKTIRAPFAGRLGIRLVNMGELLREGDPVVSLQALDPVFVNFLLPQQEIARVKPGMTVRVTSNALPGLILDGTITAINPEVESATRNVRIQATITNPEERLRPGMFVNVDVVMPEPKPVVVIPETAVLYAPYGDSVFVVETAEGDADDKTHMTLRQQFVRLGDKKGDFTAVSSGLREGELVVSTGVFKLRNGQTVVIDNTLSPVFEQSPTPENR; translated from the coding sequence ATGAAAAAACGAATCGTGTTGACCATTGTGGGATTGATCGTCCTGGTGGCGGGCATCGCCGGCATCAAGGCGCTGCAGATCGGCCGGATGGTGGCCCAGGGAAAGGATTTCGCACCGCCGCCCGAGAGGGTAAACGCTTTCGAGGCGACCCGGGAACAGTGGGAAACCCTCATCCCTTCCGTAGGGTCGTTGGATGCCGTCCAGGGCGTCACGGTAACCACGGAGTTGAGCGGTAAGGTCGTCAATATCGCTTTTGAGCCGGGAGGGAAGGTCAAGGCCGGGGATCTCCTGATCAAGCAGGACACCGCATCCGAAGAGGCCCGGCTGCGGGCGGCCGAGGCCGCTTTGAACCTGGCCCGGATCAACTTCCAACGCGCCCGGGGGCTTCTGGCCCGGAAGGCCATTTCGGAATCCGATTACGATAATGCCGACGCCCAGTACAAATCGGCCGCCGCGGAGGTGGACGGCATCCGCGTCCTCATCGAAAAGAAGACCATCCGGGCACCTTTTGCGGGTCGTCTCGGCATCCGATTGGTCAACATGGGAGAATTACTGAGGGAGGGCGACCCCGTTGTTTCCCTTCAGGCCCTCGATCCTGTTTTCGTCAATTTTTTGCTGCCCCAGCAGGAGATCGCCAGGGTCAAGCCCGGGATGACGGTCCGGGTTACCAGCAATGCTCTGCCCGGTCTGATCCTTGACGGGACGATTACCGCCATCAACCCGGAGGTGGAATCGGCGACCCGGAACGTCCGCATTCAGGCCACAATAACCAATCCGGAGGAGCGTCTTCGGCCAGGGATGTTCGTCAACGTGGATGTGGTGATGCCGGAGCCGAAGCCGGTGGTCGTCATCCCCGAGACGGCGGTGTTGTACGCCCCCTACGGGGATTCCGTGTTCGTGGTGGAAACGGCGGAAGGTGATGCCGACGACAAGACCCATATGACCCTTCGCCAACAGTTCGTTCGGCTGGGGGATAAAAAGGGCGATTTTACCGCTGTTTCCTCGGGGCTCCGGGAGGGGGAGCTGGTGGTGAGCACCGGGGTTTTCAAGTTGCGGAACGGTCAGACCGTGGTCATCGACAACACCCTCTCCCCGGTGTTCGAACAATCCCCGACCCCGGAAAACAGATGA
- a CDS encoding universal stress protein: MILPKIEIKKILYATDLSDSARHAFAYAVSLANLYGAGITILHVLSEIPGFETKIMGHIGAEQWRQLQERREAEARATLIGKKREDIEVHEVLEAFSRFENQDVVVDEILVRKGDPAEEILKQAEKRNCDLIVMGRHGHGIIEEAVTGSTARKVVRRSKKPVLVIHLPEE, translated from the coding sequence ATGATTCTGCCCAAAATCGAAATCAAAAAAATACTGTACGCCACTGACCTTTCCGATAGTGCGCGCCATGCATTCGCTTACGCGGTGAGCCTTGCCAATCTCTACGGCGCCGGCATCACCATCCTGCATGTCCTGTCCGAAATCCCGGGGTTCGAGACCAAGATCATGGGTCACATCGGGGCCGAGCAGTGGAGACAGCTCCAGGAGCGCCGGGAGGCTGAAGCCCGGGCGACATTGATCGGCAAAAAACGGGAGGACATCGAGGTTCATGAGGTCCTGGAAGCTTTTTCCAGGTTTGAAAACCAGGACGTGGTGGTCGATGAGATTCTTGTCCGGAAAGGAGATCCGGCGGAAGAAATCCTGAAACAGGCCGAAAAACGAAACTGCGATCTCATCGTAATGGGCCGCCATGGGCACGGCATTATCGAAGAGGCCGTCACCGGCAGCACTGCCCGAAAGGTGGTGCGCCGATCGAAAAAACCGGTGCTCGTAATACATTTGCCCGAAGAATAG